One Streptomyces sp. P9-A2 DNA window includes the following coding sequences:
- a CDS encoding GNAT family N-acetyltransferase: protein MTPVLHTERLTFRPYRPEDENHFVALLRDEEVCRWMGQDRVPEADLRTLFRAILTDVYPQHMFDVWGLWREEVYVGHAEVKKTGNVDGHELVTALVPEYWGQGLGTEVVRGLLRHAADNLGLKEAYGMVGADNTASLAMIRRLGFRHMRDVVGDDGTVTKMVVISTTDPD, encoded by the coding sequence ATGACACCGGTCCTGCACACCGAACGACTCACGTTCCGGCCCTACCGCCCCGAGGACGAGAACCACTTCGTGGCCCTGCTGCGCGACGAGGAGGTCTGCCGCTGGATGGGCCAGGACCGCGTGCCGGAGGCCGACCTGCGCACGCTGTTCCGCGCCATCCTCACCGATGTCTACCCGCAGCACATGTTCGACGTGTGGGGACTGTGGCGCGAGGAGGTCTACGTCGGCCACGCGGAGGTGAAGAAGACCGGCAACGTCGACGGCCACGAACTGGTCACCGCCCTCGTCCCCGAGTACTGGGGTCAGGGCCTGGGCACCGAAGTGGTCCGCGGCCTGCTCCGCCACGCCGCCGACAACCTGGGCCTGAAGGAGGCCTACGGCATGGTGGGCGCCGACAACACCGCCAGCCTGGCCATGATCCGCCGACTGGGCTTCCGGCACATGCGCGACGTGGTCGGCGACGACGGCACCGTGACCAAGATGGTGGTGATCTCGACGACGGACCCGGACTGA
- a CDS encoding MbtH family protein, translating to MDENTRYQVLRNDEEQYSLWPVDVEVPAGWQPVGKEGTEAECSAYVDEVWTDMRPRSLRERMENAEA from the coding sequence ATGGACGAGAACACCCGTTACCAGGTGCTGCGCAACGACGAGGAGCAGTACTCGCTGTGGCCCGTCGACGTCGAGGTGCCCGCCGGCTGGCAGCCCGTCGGCAAGGAGGGCACGGAGGCGGAGTGCTCCGCCTACGTCGACGAGGTCTGGACCGACATGCGCCCGCGCAGCCTGCGGGAGCGCATGGAGAACGCCGAAGCCTGA